The following are encoded together in the Acetobacter vaccinii genome:
- the fghA gene encoding S-formylglutathione hydrolase — MNDTAELQVREEHPCHGGVVRFYEHTSRVLGLRARFGVFLPPAAVAGQKVPVVYALAGLTCTEETFLIKSAALAEAARLGLAIVTPDTSPRGAGVEGEDKDWDMGTGAGFYLDATQAPWSDHYRMGTYITQELPALVEAICPLDGTRRGITGHSMGGHGALVHALRAPAFWKSVSAFAPIVHPAAVPWGEKALTAYLGTEREAWQQYDAVCLLEAGHTHPSTILVDQGDADQFLERELQPWHLEKAAAAAGQKLTLRRHAGYDHSYWFVQSFAAEHLRHHAQVLGQG, encoded by the coding sequence ATGAATGATACGGCAGAGTTGCAGGTGCGGGAAGAGCATCCATGCCATGGGGGTGTGGTAAGGTTTTATGAACATACCTCCAGGGTGCTGGGGCTGCGGGCGCGGTTTGGCGTGTTTTTGCCACCTGCGGCCGTGGCCGGGCAGAAAGTGCCCGTGGTTTACGCTCTGGCAGGTTTGACCTGCACGGAGGAAACCTTCCTGATCAAATCAGCAGCGCTGGCCGAAGCCGCCCGTCTGGGGCTGGCTATTGTCACGCCTGATACCTCGCCCCGCGGTGCGGGTGTTGAAGGCGAGGACAAGGACTGGGACATGGGCACAGGTGCCGGGTTCTATCTCGATGCCACGCAGGCTCCCTGGTCAGACCATTACCGTATGGGCACGTATATAACGCAGGAACTGCCCGCGCTGGTGGAGGCCATATGTCCGCTTGATGGCACGCGGCGGGGCATTACAGGCCATTCCATGGGGGGGCATGGGGCGCTGGTACATGCCTTGCGTGCGCCTGCCTTCTGGAAATCAGTCTCCGCTTTCGCGCCGATCGTGCATCCTGCGGCCGTGCCGTGGGGTGAGAAGGCTTTGACGGCCTATCTGGGCACGGAGCGCGAGGCCTGGCAGCAGTATGATGCCGTCTGTCTGCTGGAGGCCGGGCATACTCACCCCTCCACAATTCTGGTGGATCAGGGCGATGCCGATCAGTTTCTGGAGCGTGAACTCCAGCCCTGGCATCTGGAAAAAGCAGCCGCAGCAGCAGGGCAGAAGCTGACCCTCAGGCGGCATGCCGGGTACGATCATTCCTACTGGTTTGTGCAGAGCTTTGCGGCTGAACATCTGCGCCACCATGCCCAGGTACTGGGGCAGGGCTGA
- a CDS encoding bestrophin family protein: MIVEPRVGVRTIAHEIRFALLLMAAWDLIVVILFQIFHQEWMEQPSLPVSLIGSALALFMGFRNNSAYARWWEARTLWGAITNNCRSFGRQAGTLLGDRHDLMYAIAAYPHALRMALGTDLDCSDDIKRLLPAHMQEAIARYRNKPNAILYQIGLGVAEEVRKKNIDGAVHGQIDRILSDIANAQGGLERIRNTPLPVQFSALPRILVNVFCLVLPLSMVQTLEWITPLGSSLVGMLFLALDKSASDLQTPFASTPHSLPMATMARTIEIDVLQPTGDETAPPLEAKGGIQK; the protein is encoded by the coding sequence ATGATCGTTGAACCGCGTGTTGGCGTACGCACCATCGCGCACGAAATCCGCTTTGCCCTGCTGTTGATGGCCGCATGGGATCTGATTGTCGTGATCCTGTTCCAGATCTTTCATCAGGAGTGGATGGAACAGCCCAGCCTGCCGGTTTCCCTGATCGGTTCCGCCCTGGCCCTTTTCATGGGCTTTCGCAACAACAGCGCCTACGCCCGCTGGTGGGAGGCCCGCACACTATGGGGGGCCATTACCAACAACTGCCGGTCCTTTGGCCGTCAGGCAGGCACCCTGCTGGGTGACCGCCATGACCTGATGTATGCCATCGCCGCCTATCCGCATGCCCTGCGCATGGCGCTGGGGACCGACCTTGACTGCTCGGACGATATCAAGCGGCTTCTGCCCGCCCACATGCAGGAAGCCATTGCGCGCTATCGCAACAAACCCAATGCCATTCTGTACCAGATCGGGCTTGGCGTTGCCGAGGAAGTGCGGAAAAAGAACATTGATGGCGCAGTACACGGGCAGATCGACCGTATTCTGTCCGACATCGCCAACGCTCAGGGCGGGCTTGAACGCATCCGCAACACGCCGCTGCCGGTACAGTTTTCCGCACTGCCGCGCATCTTGGTGAATGTGTTCTGCCTGGTGCTACCGCTGTCCATGGTGCAGACGCTGGAGTGGATTACCCCGCTGGGGTCATCGCTCGTCGGCATGCTGTTTCTGGCGCTGGATAAAAGCGCAAGCGACCTGCAAACCCCGTTTGCAAGCACTCCGCACTCCCTGCCCATGGCCACCATGGCGCGCACGATTGAAATTGATGTGCTGCAACCCACAGGCGATGAAACCGCACCACCGCTGGAAGCCAAAGGGGGCATACAGAAATAG
- a CDS encoding CarD family transcriptional regulator, which yields MNTFRTPPKGGVTDAMARTAAATTAAQANTKVKDEDPFQEGDAIVYAAHGVGRVDRIGVDEIAGTKLEVIQISFPGNQMTLRIPLTKARKAGLRKIVSREIVDKAMAIIKGKPHVSKGMWARRAVAYQEKINSGDLVQIAEVLRDLRRNVDSLDGSFSERKLFEAAQERFVAEVAVLEKKEPNEVLESLTAVMKAA from the coding sequence ATGAACACGTTCAGAACACCTCCGAAAGGTGGCGTTACAGACGCCATGGCCCGCACCGCCGCAGCCACCACCGCCGCGCAGGCGAACACGAAAGTCAAGGACGAAGATCCATTCCAGGAAGGCGATGCCATCGTCTATGCCGCCCATGGTGTTGGCCGCGTAGACCGGATCGGGGTTGATGAAATTGCCGGGACCAAGCTGGAAGTCATCCAGATTTCCTTCCCCGGCAACCAGATGACACTCCGCATCCCGCTGACAAAAGCCCGCAAGGCTGGCCTGCGCAAAATTGTCTCGCGCGAGATCGTGGACAAGGCCATGGCCATCATCAAGGGCAAGCCGCATGTCAGCAAGGGCATGTGGGCCCGCAGGGCTGTCGCCTATCAGGAAAAAATCAACTCCGGCGACCTGGTCCAGATTGCCGAAGTGCTGCGCGACCTGCGCCGCAATGTTGACAGCCTTGATGGCAGCTTTAGCGAACGCAAACTCTTTGAAGCCGCGCAGGAACGGTTTGTTGCCGAAGTTGCCGTGCTTGAGAAAAAGGAACCCAATGAGGTTCTGGAATCTCTCACCGCTGTCATGAAAGCCGCCTGA
- a CDS encoding tetratricopeptide repeat protein, with protein sequence MSLQAPPSSTLATLRHALTELQAGRFWQMLPVFESGQTGDSTQARILHAFCLAGTGQPDAAATMLCQIAQHHPTDQHPLQDLVDLMAAQDRRAEAQRVGQAALQYAPQDIRLYEIQASLLVQLGQMADAITLLQHALTLRPGNVQAHNLLAMALVEQGAMDDALATLHAALTIQPDHAGTLSNIGTILTGMGRLEEALEHFRRAISQRPDEARIRLNHSISLLKAGRYHQGWTEHEWRLHLPGHTHLPPERLLPSLGPDTSLHGRRVLVTQEEGLGDTLMYLRYVPLLAERGAEVHVQVPATLAALCRRMPGVQAVHDLAVTPAYDWHCPFISLPRVFAATSTPWGKPCPYLQADPEKIKALAPLLPDNGRMNVGLVWGGAQRPTLVAPNIIDRRRSMSLTTLAPLATIRGVNLISLQKGPYAEQMMDPPQDMVLYDPTDDLRSMDDTAALIMSLDVVVSVDTSVAHLAGALGKPVLLMDRYDNCWRWLHGRTDTPWYPTLSIARQATPRQWDTVVDQVVRSLTSMAANRS encoded by the coding sequence ATGTCCCTTCAGGCTCCACCCTCCTCCACCCTTGCAACCCTGCGCCACGCCCTGACAGAATTACAGGCAGGCCGCTTCTGGCAGATGTTGCCGGTATTTGAGAGTGGCCAGACTGGTGACAGCACACAGGCCCGCATCCTGCATGCCTTCTGCCTTGCCGGGACAGGCCAGCCTGATGCCGCAGCCACGATGCTGTGCCAGATTGCCCAGCACCACCCCACCGACCAGCACCCCTTGCAAGACCTGGTGGACCTGATGGCAGCACAGGACCGCCGGGCAGAAGCCCAGCGCGTTGGCCAGGCTGCGTTACAATACGCCCCGCAGGACATCCGCCTTTACGAGATACAGGCCAGCCTGCTGGTACAGCTCGGCCAGATGGCCGACGCCATTACCCTGCTCCAGCATGCCCTTACCCTGCGCCCCGGCAATGTGCAGGCCCATAACCTGCTTGCCATGGCGTTGGTGGAGCAAGGCGCCATGGACGATGCACTGGCAACCCTGCATGCCGCACTGACCATACAGCCCGACCATGCAGGCACACTGTCAAACATCGGCACCATTCTGACAGGAATGGGCAGGCTTGAAGAGGCTTTGGAGCATTTCCGCCGCGCCATCAGCCAGCGTCCTGACGAGGCCCGGATCCGCCTGAACCACTCCATCTCCCTCCTCAAGGCCGGGCGTTACCATCAGGGCTGGACCGAGCATGAATGGCGCCTGCACCTACCCGGCCACACCCACCTGCCCCCCGAGCGCCTGCTGCCATCTCTGGGGCCTGACACCAGCCTGCACGGCCGTCGTGTTCTTGTCACACAGGAGGAAGGGCTGGGGGATACGCTGATGTACCTGCGCTATGTTCCGCTGCTGGCAGAGCGCGGGGCTGAGGTGCATGTGCAGGTGCCCGCCACTCTGGCTGCACTCTGCCGCCGTATGCCGGGTGTGCAGGCCGTCCATGACCTTGCTGTAACCCCCGCTTACGACTGGCACTGCCCCTTTATCAGCCTGCCCCGTGTGTTTGCGGCAACCAGCACACCATGGGGCAAGCCATGCCCTTATCTGCAGGCCGATCCGGAAAAGATAAAAGCTCTGGCCCCTCTCCTGCCCGATAATGGCAGGATGAATGTCGGCCTTGTCTGGGGCGGGGCGCAGCGGCCCACACTGGTGGCCCCCAATATTATTGACCGTCGGCGCTCCATGTCCCTGACCACGCTGGCACCACTGGCCACCATACGTGGGGTAAACCTGATAAGCCTGCAAAAAGGTCCCTACGCTGAACAGATGATGGACCCACCGCAGGACATGGTCCTGTACGACCCCACGGATGACCTGCGCAGCATGGATGATACGGCAGCCCTGATCATGTCGCTGGATGTTGTGGTCTCGGTTGATACATCCGTTGCCCATCTGGCCGGGGCATTGGGCAAACCTGTGCTGCTAATGGACCGTTACGACAACTGCTGGCGCTGGTTACATGGCCGCACGGACACGCCATGGTACCCAACGCTGAGCATTGCCCGGCAGGCAACACCCCGCCAGTGGGACACTGTGGTGGATCAGGTGGTCCGCAGCCTGACCAGCATGGCAGCTAACCGCAGTTAA
- a CDS encoding penicillin-binding protein activator, which translates to MTRAYSLLSGLSRQALAVNATLRKPVRQVGVGALVLGGVFLAGCADDASGPSRSTATEAKPVAAHKVGVLLPLSGPNAALGRELLAGAQLALTQTAASPTDQAHLVVDVHDTAAGAGAAANAAVQAGDGILLGPLTSGETSAAAPTAVAAGVPMLAFTSDVGQARSGVWVMGITPEDQVQALVEQARREGRQHFAALLPDNPLGRAMGGGLQAACHDQGLPAPDIIYHTGTATSIAESLRQLSAYESRAAAARQATSIAGEGGAAKAEELPSDLAAALGGSGASPQPASTAGATAQAPAQSAALGKPPFDALLLGDTGLNLKTIMTALADTQVAAPAVRIMGPGLWAPFSSKLGNIRGAWYAAPDPAFRQTFVSRFVARNQHAPKPLADLSYDAASVARAAAQGTDTGFQRDVLTRHSGFPGVDGRFYLLPDGRVRRALAIFEVQGAGVPARILALAPVSG; encoded by the coding sequence ATGACGCGTGCATACTCGCTCCTGTCAGGGCTTTCCCGGCAAGCTCTGGCGGTAAATGCCACATTACGCAAGCCTGTGCGGCAGGTCGGCGTGGGTGCGTTGGTGCTGGGTGGGGTATTTCTTGCCGGTTGTGCGGACGATGCGAGCGGCCCGAGCCGCTCTACCGCGACCGAGGCCAAGCCTGTAGCCGCCCATAAAGTGGGTGTTCTGCTGCCGCTCAGCGGCCCGAATGCAGCCCTTGGGCGCGAACTGCTGGCAGGCGCGCAACTGGCGCTGACCCAGACCGCAGCAAGCCCCACGGATCAGGCGCATCTGGTCGTGGATGTGCATGATACAGCGGCAGGCGCCGGGGCTGCGGCCAATGCCGCCGTGCAGGCAGGCGATGGTATTCTACTGGGGCCGCTGACAAGTGGTGAAACCTCGGCCGCAGCCCCCACGGCTGTTGCTGCCGGTGTGCCCATGCTGGCATTTACCAGCGATGTCGGGCAGGCCCGCTCGGGCGTGTGGGTCATGGGCATCACCCCAGAAGATCAGGTGCAGGCGCTGGTTGAGCAGGCCCGGCGCGAGGGACGGCAGCATTTTGCCGCCCTGCTGCCTGATAATCCTCTGGGGCGTGCCATGGGGGGCGGCCTGCAGGCCGCCTGCCACGATCAGGGGCTGCCAGCACCCGATATTATCTATCACACAGGCACGGCAACAAGCATTGCTGAGAGCCTGCGCCAGTTGTCAGCCTACGAATCCCGCGCTGCCGCAGCACGGCAGGCAACCTCCATTGCCGGGGAGGGTGGGGCAGCCAAAGCTGAGGAACTTCCGTCCGACCTTGCCGCAGCCCTTGGCGGTTCTGGCGCCAGCCCGCAGCCAGCCAGTACGGCTGGCGCTACGGCACAGGCCCCAGCCCAATCCGCAGCTTTGGGTAAGCCGCCTTTTGACGCCCTGCTGCTGGGTGATACGGGGCTGAACCTCAAGACAATCATGACGGCTCTGGCCGATACTCAGGTTGCAGCACCCGCTGTGCGGATTATGGGGCCGGGCCTGTGGGCACCCTTCTCCTCCAAGCTGGGGAATATCCGTGGGGCATGGTATGCCGCGCCCGATCCGGCCTTCCGCCAGACCTTTGTGTCTCGTTTTGTGGCGCGTAACCAGCACGCGCCCAAGCCATTGGCCGATTTGTCGTATGATGCCGCCAGCGTGGCCCGTGCCGCGGCTCAGGGCACCGATACCGGCTTTCAGCGGGATGTGTTGACCCGGCATAGCGGTTTCCCGGGTGTTGATGGCCGCTTCTACCTGCTGCCTGATGGCCGGGTGCGGCGTGCTCTGGCTATTTTTGAGGTGCAGGGGGCTGGTGTGCCTGCGCGCATTCTGGCCTTGGCCCCGGTTTCTGGCTGA
- the rsmI gene encoding 16S rRNA (cytidine(1402)-2'-O)-methyltransferase — translation MHASSSRSSTADDRPDEHSDQTIPFNSEGVATSHAPSSAGLTLVATPIGNLGDFSPRGAEALAQADLVLCEDTRTTARLLTDRGISARTEALHEHNERQRLPGLIARLQAGERVALVSDAGMPLLSDPGFRLVRAAIEAGVPVTAVPGPNAALTALVLSGLPPHPFLFVGFPPPRSSARKDSFARLHAAEQVGLAATLIWHEAPHRLAEALEDMATIFGADRPAVVARELTKRFEEIRRGTAGELAAFYADNPPRGEITLLLGPAPEEQTTQQTLDTTLQSLLQTHSIKDAAALAAAATGLPKRTVYARALELTRQQEG, via the coding sequence ATGCACGCGTCATCATCCAGATCCTCCACCGCAGACGACCGGCCTGATGAACACAGTGACCAGACCATTCCTTTCAATAGCGAAGGAGTTGCAACAAGTCATGCCCCTTCTTCCGCAGGGCTTACTCTTGTTGCAACGCCTATTGGCAATCTGGGTGATTTCAGCCCCCGTGGGGCAGAGGCTCTGGCGCAGGCCGACCTTGTGCTGTGCGAAGATACCCGCACCACAGCCCGCCTGCTGACTGATCGCGGCATTTCCGCCCGGACGGAAGCCCTACACGAACATAATGAGCGCCAACGCCTGCCCGGCCTGATCGCACGCCTGCAAGCCGGAGAGCGCGTTGCTCTGGTTTCCGACGCGGGCATGCCCCTGCTGTCAGACCCCGGCTTCCGCCTTGTACGTGCAGCTATTGAGGCCGGAGTGCCCGTAACCGCCGTGCCAGGCCCCAATGCGGCGCTAACCGCCCTTGTGCTGTCGGGCCTGCCGCCGCACCCATTTCTGTTTGTTGGCTTTCCACCCCCACGCTCCAGCGCGCGCAAGGACAGCTTCGCCCGCCTGCATGCCGCCGAACAGGTAGGGCTTGCCGCCACCCTGATCTGGCATGAAGCCCCGCACAGGCTGGCCGAGGCGCTGGAGGATATGGCCACCATTTTTGGCGCAGACCGCCCTGCTGTAGTCGCTCGTGAACTGACAAAACGGTTTGAGGAAATTCGCCGTGGCACAGCAGGCGAGCTTGCCGCTTTTTATGCCGACAACCCGCCACGTGGGGAAATTACACTGCTTTTAGGACCAGCGCCGGAAGAGCAGACCACACAGCAGACGCTGGACACAACGCTGCAATCCCTGCTGCAAACCCATTCCATCAAGGACGCCGCAGCCTTGGCGGCAGCTGCAACCGGCCTGCCCAAACGCACAGTCTATGCCCGCGCGCTGGAACTGACACGCCAGCAGGAGGGCTGA
- a CDS encoding BaiN/RdsA family NAD(P)/FAD-dependent oxidoreductase — MAALTAGQRGRTVCVLEHGPEVGRKILISGGGRCNFTNTDMRAECFLSANRHFVKSAISRYRPEHFLALVAKHRIAWHEKTLGQLFCDHSARDIVRMLLAECHAAGVRILTDVRVSDVRRSDHFQLATSVGRFQARALVLATGGLSIPKLGASGFSYDVARHFGLPVIQPEPALVPLVFGQEDDAWIKELAGVSLPVRASCGKAGFDEAALFTHRGLSGPALLQLSSYWHAGESVRLDFLPGQNVAALLEALKKAGSKAGGAGALSRWLPQRLAQALAVHGVQGRPMAEWSQKDIQRMGARVNGLELLPTGTEGFAKAEVTRGGVDTRALSSRTMEARDVPGLYIVGEAVDVTGWLGGYNFHWAWASGVAAGEHAGAA, encoded by the coding sequence ATGGCTGCCCTGACCGCAGGCCAGCGCGGGCGCACGGTGTGCGTGCTGGAGCATGGACCGGAGGTAGGGCGCAAGATCCTGATTTCCGGCGGAGGGCGCTGTAACTTCACTAATACCGATATGCGGGCAGAGTGTTTTCTGTCCGCCAACCGGCATTTTGTGAAATCAGCCATCAGCCGTTATCGGCCGGAGCATTTTCTGGCGCTTGTGGCCAAGCATCGCATTGCCTGGCATGAAAAAACACTGGGCCAGCTTTTTTGCGACCATTCAGCCCGTGATATCGTGCGAATGCTGCTGGCGGAATGCCACGCCGCTGGTGTGCGTATCCTGACCGATGTCCGGGTGAGTGACGTCAGGCGTAGCGACCATTTCCAGCTTGCGACTTCGGTCGGCCGGTTTCAGGCGCGCGCGCTGGTGCTGGCAACGGGTGGCCTGTCCATTCCCAAGCTTGGTGCATCAGGCTTCAGCTACGATGTGGCCCGCCATTTCGGTCTGCCTGTCATTCAGCCAGAACCCGCTCTTGTCCCGCTTGTCTTCGGGCAGGAGGATGATGCGTGGATCAAGGAACTGGCCGGGGTGTCGCTGCCTGTGCGGGCAAGTTGTGGCAAGGCGGGGTTTGATGAGGCCGCCCTGTTTACGCACCGTGGTTTGTCCGGTCCGGCCCTGCTGCAACTGTCCAGCTACTGGCATGCGGGGGAGTCCGTCCGGCTGGACTTTCTGCCGGGGCAGAATGTGGCGGCTTTGCTGGAAGCCCTGAAAAAAGCCGGGTCCAAGGCAGGTGGTGCCGGGGCATTGTCCCGCTGGCTGCCGCAGAGACTGGCGCAGGCCTTGGCTGTGCATGGCGTGCAGGGGCGGCCCATGGCGGAGTGGAGCCAAAAGGACATTCAGCGCATGGGTGCGCGGGTCAACGGGCTGGAACTGCTGCCAACAGGTACGGAAGGTTTTGCCAAGGCCGAAGTCACGCGCGGCGGGGTCGATACCCGCGCCCTGTCATCCCGCACGATGGAGGCGCGGGATGTCCCCGGCCTGTATATCGTGGGGGAGGCTGTGGATGTGACTGGCTGGCTTGGCGGCTATAATTTCCATTGGGCCTGGGCCAGCGGTGTAGCCGCTGGCGAGCACGCAGGCGCGGCGTAA
- a CDS encoding glutathione S-transferase family protein, producing MRTLFHFPLCPGSRTIRLVLGEKRLPFEAIVERAWEQRPEFLALNPAGNVPVLVEDNGLIVPSAYVISEYLEEAYSDTPLLGRTLAERVEVRRVVSWFDTLFAREVSGRFIDERVMKRLSGRGNPDGGALRDAYAAMRPLMRYVNDLAEARNWLGGSFLSLADFTAAAHLSSLDFIGDIDWGKVPAVRDWYARMKSRPCFRPLLADRISGITPPDYYTNLDF from the coding sequence ATGCGTACCCTTTTCCATTTTCCGCTCTGTCCGGGCAGCCGCACCATTCGCCTCGTTCTGGGTGAAAAGCGCCTGCCGTTTGAGGCCATTGTTGAACGCGCCTGGGAGCAGCGGCCAGAGTTTCTGGCCCTGAACCCGGCCGGGAATGTCCCTGTGCTGGTGGAGGACAACGGCCTGATCGTGCCCTCTGCCTACGTGATCAGCGAATATCTGGAGGAAGCGTATTCCGATACGCCCCTGCTGGGCCGTACGCTGGCCGAACGGGTGGAGGTGCGCCGCGTTGTCTCATGGTTTGACACACTCTTCGCGCGCGAAGTGTCGGGCCGCTTTATTGATGAACGGGTGATGAAGCGCCTGAGCGGCCGCGGCAACCCCGATGGCGGTGCCCTGCGTGACGCCTATGCCGCCATGCGACCGCTGATGCGTTATGTCAACGATCTGGCCGAAGCCCGCAACTGGCTTGGTGGCTCCTTTCTGTCGCTGGCTGACTTTACGGCTGCGGCCCATCTGTCCAGCCTCGATTTTATTGGCGATATTGACTGGGGCAAGGTGCCAGCCGTGCGTGACTGGTACGCCCGTATGAAGTCCCGGCCGTGCTTCCGCCCGCTTCTGGCGGACCGTATCTCCGGCATTACGCCGCCTGACTATTATACCAACCTTGATTTCTGA
- the minC gene encoding septum site-determining protein MinC, with the protein MSSTPPLPRIRMSGRSFLALTLTPEAPLADWLAAFDQQVARSVGFFTGKPVVLDLSLMQPDTPDLAELLPALQARNLRVLGMEGGDRTWPAFAGWDWVDSPVGGRASGPINAPDDPPPPAPATLFVEETVRSGQHIIWPEGDVVIFGSVSSGAEVTAGGSVHIHGALRGRAIAGIGGHASSRILTRLLDAELVAIDGFYATADEMDPACLGKAAQVLLAGETLTFRPLP; encoded by the coding sequence TTGTCCAGCACACCCCCCCTTCCCCGTATCCGCATGTCGGGGCGCTCTTTCCTGGCGCTGACCCTTACCCCCGAAGCACCGCTGGCAGACTGGCTTGCAGCCTTTGACCAGCAGGTCGCCCGCTCTGTCGGCTTTTTTACCGGCAAGCCGGTTGTGCTTGACCTGAGCCTGATGCAACCCGACACCCCTGACTTGGCGGAACTGCTACCCGCTTTGCAGGCCCGCAATCTGCGCGTTCTGGGCATGGAAGGTGGAGACCGCACCTGGCCCGCCTTTGCCGGGTGGGACTGGGTGGACAGCCCTGTGGGCGGCCGGGCATCCGGCCCCATCAACGCCCCTGATGACCCGCCACCACCGGCCCCGGCCACCCTGTTTGTGGAAGAGACCGTGCGCTCTGGCCAACATATTATCTGGCCGGAAGGTGATGTAGTCATCTTCGGGTCAGTCTCCTCCGGGGCGGAGGTTACGGCGGGTGGGTCGGTGCATATTCATGGTGCGCTGCGTGGCCGGGCCATTGCCGGTATTGGCGGACATGCCAGTTCCCGCATCCTCACGCGCCTGCTGGATGCCGAACTGGTGGCGATTGACGGCTTTTACGCCACAGCGGACGAAATGGACCCTGCCTGCCTGGGCAAGGCCGCTCAGGTGCTGCTGGCGGGCGAGACACTGACCTTCCGCCCCCTGCCGTAA
- the minD gene encoding septum site-determining protein MinD, producing the protein MAKVLVVTSGKGGVGKTTTTAALGAALAKTGQSVVLVDFDVGLRNLDLIMGAERRVVFDLINVIHGDANLSQALIKDKRVDSLALLPASQTRDKDALTEEGVARVIAELREKFDWVLCDSPAGIERGAQMAMHHADMAVIVTNPEVSSVRDSDRIIGMLDSTTQKAKNGEKMEKFLLITRYDPQRAARGDMLGTDDVLEILSIPLLGIVPESPDVLKASNVGAPVTIAEPESPAARAYAEAARRLMGEDIKITIPVERKGLLDWLFKRRAP; encoded by the coding sequence ATGGCAAAGGTTCTGGTCGTCACGTCAGGTAAAGGTGGCGTTGGCAAAACCACGACGACGGCCGCTCTGGGTGCTGCTCTGGCCAAAACGGGGCAGAGCGTGGTGCTTGTTGATTTTGACGTTGGGCTGCGTAATCTGGACCTGATCATGGGGGCCGAACGCCGCGTGGTGTTTGACCTGATCAACGTCATCCACGGCGATGCCAACCTCTCGCAAGCCCTGATCAAGGACAAGCGCGTTGACAGTCTGGCCCTTCTGCCTGCCTCCCAGACCCGCGACAAGGACGCCCTGACCGAGGAAGGCGTAGCCCGCGTGATTGCCGAACTGCGCGAGAAGTTTGACTGGGTGCTGTGTGACAGCCCGGCCGGGATCGAACGTGGCGCGCAGATGGCCATGCACCACGCCGACATGGCCGTGATCGTGACCAACCCCGAAGTCTCCTCCGTACGTGACAGCGACCGTATTATCGGCATGCTGGACAGCACCACGCAGAAGGCCAAGAACGGCGAGAAGATGGAGAAATTTCTCCTCATCACCCGTTATGACCCCCAGCGCGCCGCCCGGGGCGACATGCTGGGCACGGACGATGTACTGGAAATTCTGTCCATTCCCCTGCTTGGCATCGTGCCCGAAAGCCCCGATGTGCTGAAGGCCTCCAACGTCGGGGCGCCTGTCACCATTGCCGAGCCCGAAAGCCCCGCCGCCCGCGCCTACGCGGAAGCCGCCCGCAGGCTTATGGGTGAGGATATCAAAATTACCATCCCGGTCGAACGCAAAGGCCTGCTCGACTGGCTTTTCAAACGGAGAGCGCCATGA
- the minE gene encoding cell division topological specificity factor MinE, producing MTFLSSLFKKRSSAPIARDRLQILLAHERMSAGDDGQDDLLTKLHREILEVIKRHISVDQDKVQIKLDRGAQCSVLEIDVEVPGLTDKPRQG from the coding sequence ATGACCTTTCTCTCCAGCCTGTTCAAAAAACGGTCGTCAGCCCCTATCGCACGCGACAGGTTGCAGATTCTACTTGCCCATGAACGCATGTCTGCTGGTGATGACGGGCAGGATGACCTGCTGACCAAGCTGCACCGTGAAATTCTGGAAGTGATCAAACGCCATATTTCGGTCGATCAGGACAAGGTCCAGATCAAGCTCGACCGTGGGGCACAGTGTTCGGTGCTGGAAATTGATGTCGAAGTCCCTGGCCTGACAGACAAACCCCGTCAGGGCTGA